A part of Girardinichthys multiradiatus isolate DD_20200921_A chromosome 12, DD_fGirMul_XY1, whole genome shotgun sequence genomic DNA contains:
- the LOC124877922 gene encoding bromodomain-containing protein DDB_G0280777-like, with amino-acid sequence ELQKPEELQNLEELQKPEELQNLEELQKPEELQKPEELQNLEELQKPKELQNLEELQKPKELQKPEELQKPKELQNPEELQNPEELQKPEELQKPKELQNPEEL; translated from the coding sequence GAGCTCCAGAAGCCCGAAGAGCTCCAGAACCTCGAAGAGCTCCAGAAGCCCGAAGAGCTCCAGAACCTCGAAGAGCTCCAGAAGCCCGAAGAGCTCCAGAAGCCCGAAGAGCTCCAGAACCTCGAAGAGCTCCAGAAGCCCAAAGAGCTCCAGAACCTCGAAGAGCTCCAGAAGCCCAAAGAGCTCCAGAAGCCTGAAGAGCTCCAGAAGCCCAAAGAGCTCCAGAACCCTGAAGAGCTCCAGAACCCTGAAGAGCTCCAGAAGCCTGAAGAGCTCCAGAAGCCCAAAGAGCTCCAGAACCCTGAAGAGCTCTAG
- the LOC124877743 gene encoding serine/threonine-protein phosphatase 2A catalytic subunit beta isoform, whose amino-acid sequence MEDKTFTKELDQWIEQLNECKQLTENQVRTLCEKAKEILTKESNVQEVRCPVTVCGDVHGQFHDLMELFKIGGKSPDTNYLFMGDYVDRGYYSVETVTLLVTLKVRFPERITILRGNHESRQITQVYGFYDECLRKYGNANVWKYFTDLFDYLPLTALVDGQIFCLHGGLSPSIDTLDHIRALDRLQEVPHEGPMCDLLWSDPDDRGGWGISPRGAGYTFGQDISETFNHANGLTLVSRAHQLVMEGYNWGHDKNVVTIFSAPNYCYRCGNQAAIMELDDTLKYSFLQFDPAPRRGEPHVTRRTPDYFL is encoded by the exons ATGGAGGATAAAACTTTTACTAAAGAGTTAGACCAGTGGATTGAACAACTCAACGAGTGCAAGCAGCTGACAGAGAACCAAGTCAGGACGCTCTGTGAGAAG GCAAAGGAGATTCTGACCAAGGAGTCCAACGTTCAGGAG GTGCGATGCCCGGTGACGGTGTGCGGCGACGTTCACGGTCAGTTCCACGACCTCATGGAGCTGTTCAAGATCGGAGGAAAGTCTCCGGACACAAACTACCTGTTCATGGGGGACTACGTGGACCGAGGGTACTACTCTGTGGAGACGGTCACTCTTCTGGTCACATTAAAG GTCCGTTTCCCAGAACGAATCACCATCCTGCGGGGGAACCACGAGTCCCGGCAGATCACACAGGTCTACGGCTTCTACGACGAGTGCCTGAGGAAATACGGCAACGCCAACGTGTGGAAGTACTTCACGGACCTGTTCGACTACCTGCCGCTCACCGCCCTGGTCGACGGACAG ATCTTCTGTCTCCACGGAGGCTTGTCTCCTTCCATAGACACTCTGGATCACATACGCGCTCTGGACCGCTTGCAGGAAGTCCCACAtgag GGCCCGATGTGCGACCTGCTCTGGTCCGATCCCGACGATCGCGGTGGGTGGGGCATCTCACCCCGAGGTGCTGGCTACACCTTCGGACAGGACATCTCTGAAACCTTCAACCACGCCAACGGCCTCACGCTGGTGTCCCGCGCCCATCAACTGGTCATGGAG GGCTACAACTGGGGCCATGACAAGAACGTGGTGACCATCTTCAGTGCTCCAAACTACTGCTATCGCTGTGGGAACCAGGCGGCCATTATGGAACTGGACGACACTCTGAAATACTCTTT CCTGCAGTTTGACCCCGCCCCTCGCCGCGGTGAGCCTCACGTGACCAGACGCACCCCTGACTACTTCCTGTGA
- the zgc:101664 gene encoding shieldin complex subunit 3 → MDDVVLHFHPGSVVGLSSLLEQTEKLLEPFTCRPPPVFSPWFPTVPAGHRLPIRPAKPAPQIIPAGCVLTAENKSQRGNSIVSTETPAKHADKTEDALCISETPNHLIPVSQTTSTSPRQHPETERDRLPVRRSWNVFTQRGFLLQSSRPLSKCFHRLVSVHRLHLHQRAKWVITEQNCNDVEKVWCSLTQSVRSSGLPTCNANIQRERAEIWVFCDVLYSEKVGRFLKDELQLSGRIHLSVHKLGNIFSL, encoded by the exons ATGGATGATGTGGTTCTGCACTTCCATCCCGGGTCAGTTGTCGGGCTCTCCTCTCTGTTGGAGCAGACAGAAAAGCTTCTGGAGCCTTTCACCTGCCGGCCTCCTCCTGTCTTTAGCCCCTGGTTCCCCACCGTCCCTGCAGGCCACCGACTGCCCATCAGACCGGCCAAACCGGCTCCTCAAATCATCCCTGCAGGTTGCGTCCTGACGgcagaaaataaatcacaaagagGAAATTCGATCGTCTCTACAGAGACACCAGCTAAACATGCAGACAAGACAGAAGATGCTCTCTGCATCTCAGAAACTCCCAACCATCTCATCCCAGTTAGCCAAACCACATCAACGTCACCTAGGCAACATCCGGAGACAGAAAGAGACAGGTTACCGGTCCGACGGTCCTGGAACGTCTTCACGCAGAGAGGATTTCTGCTCCAGAGCTCACGGCCCCTGTCCAAATGCTTCCATCGCCTGGTGTCTGTCCACAGGCTCCACCTCCACCAGCGGGCCAAGTGGGTGATCACAGAGCAGAACTGCAACGACGTGGAAAAG GTGTGGTGCTCCCTGACCCAGTCGGTTCGCAGCTCGGGGTTGCCAACGTGTAATGCCAACATCCAGCGGGAGCGGGCGGAGATCTGGGTGTTCTGCGACGTTCTGTACTCTGAGAAGGTGGGGCGTTTCCTGAAGGACGAGCTGCAGCTGTCAGGCAGGATCCACTTGTCCGTACACAAGCTGGGAAACATCTTCAGCTTGTAG
- the srp19 gene encoding signal recognition particle 19 kDa protein: MAHLTENPADKDRFICVYPIYINSKKTLAEGRRIPNEKAVENPSCAEIRDVLTAAGMNVYMENKMHPKEWNRDVQFRGRVRVQLKQTDGSLCQEKFKSRKDVMFYVAEMIPKLKTRTQKSGGSDSSSQQGEGGKKSKKKKK; this comes from the exons ATGGCTCATCTGACTGAAAACCCCGCGGATAAAGACCG GTTCATCTGCGTCTATCCCATCTACATCAACAGTAAGAAGACGCTTGCTGAGGGACGCAGGATCCCCAATGAAAAG GCGGTGGAGAACCCGTCCTGTGCTGAGATCCGAGACGTGTTGACGGCTGCAGGGATGAACGTCTACATGGAG AACAAGATGCATCCTAAGGAGTGGAACCGGGACGTCCAGTTCAGAGGCCGGGTCAGAGTTCAGTTGAAGCAGACTGATGGAAGTCTGTGTCAGGAGAAGTTCAAATCCC GTAAAGACGTGATGTTCTACGTTGCTGAGATGATTCCCAAACTAAAGACTCGGACTCAGAAGAGTGGAGGAAGTGACAGCAGCTCCCAGCAGGgggagggagggaagaagagcaagaagaagaagaaataa